A part of Sparus aurata chromosome 19, fSpaAur1.1, whole genome shotgun sequence genomic DNA contains:
- the LOC115569649 gene encoding mannose-specific lectin-like isoform X2 yields MSKNSLLKNEELQRGEYLMSNNGRWKAVLQDDGNFVLYDDGKVVWASNTHGSDGYRLCMQPDCNLVIYNRGNVPKWATNTYQPKEVEMCRVVLTDEGKLELYRDEHIWSSAHSNGQKL; encoded by the exons ATGAGCAAGAACTCTTTGTTAAAAAATGAAGAGCTTCAGCGGGGAGAGTACCTGATGTCCAACAATGGGAGGTGGAAGGCTGTTCTCCAG GATGATGGTAACTTTGTCCTCTATGATGACGGCAAGGTTGTTTGGGCTTCTAACACTCATGGATCAGATGGTTACCGCCTGTGCATGCAGCCCGACTGCAACCTGGTTATTTACAACAGGGGTAACGTTCCCAAGTGGGCCACAAACACCTACCAGCCCAAAGAGGTTGAGATGTGCCGTGTAGTGCTGACTGACGAAGGCAAACTGGAGCTGTACAGGGATGAACACATTTGGAGCTCTGCACACTCCAACGGCCAAAAATTATGA
- the LOC115569649 gene encoding lectin-like isoform X1, giving the protein MSKNTLLKNEELQRGEHLVSNNGRWKAVFQDDANFVIYDDGKAVWASDTNGSGGFRLRMQGDCNLVIYDRGAVAKWATNTYQPNEVHMCRVVLTDDGKLELYRDEHIWSSAHSCGKKL; this is encoded by the exons ATGAGCAAGAACACTTTGTTAAAAAATGAAGAGCTTCAGAGGGGAGAGCACCTGGTGTCCAACAATGGGAGGTGGAAGGCTGTTTTTCAG GATGATGCTAACTTTGTGATCTATGATGACGGCAAAGCTGTGTGGGCTTCTGACACTAATGGATCAGGTGGTTTCCGCCTGCGAATGCAGGGTGACTGCAACCTGGTCATTTACGACAGGGGTGCCGTTGCCAAATGGGCCACAAACACCTACCAGCCCAACGAGGTCCACATGTGCCGTGTAGTGCTGACTGACGATGGCAAGCTGGAGCTGTACAGGGATGAACACATCTGGAGCTCTGCACACTCCTGTGGCAAAAAATTATGA